One window from the genome of Methyloradius palustris encodes:
- the lipB gene encoding lipoyl(octanoyl) transferase LipB yields MTRQLVVKQLGRTDYEAIWHAMQAFTESRDEHTPDEIWITEHDAVYTLGLNRKLVRMPSDTSIPVVLADRGGKITYHGPGQLIIYLLIDLKRKSLSIRQLVSAMESSIVELLAEYDVKAYAKADAPGVYVLINQVESKIASLGLRLKNQCSYHGLSLNIDMDLSPFSAIDPCGYSGLQVTQTSDLGLFIDLSQASEYLLKALTESLSYTSVKYETHDD; encoded by the coding sequence ATGACTAGACAACTTGTTGTCAAACAACTCGGCCGCACCGATTACGAAGCTATTTGGCATGCCATGCAGGCATTCACAGAAAGCCGTGATGAACACACCCCTGATGAAATATGGATCACAGAGCACGATGCCGTTTATACATTAGGACTTAACCGCAAGTTAGTACGCATGCCAAGCGATACTTCCATACCAGTTGTGTTGGCAGATAGAGGCGGGAAAATCACTTACCACGGGCCTGGGCAGCTCATCATTTATCTGCTCATTGATTTGAAGCGTAAAAGTTTATCCATAAGGCAACTGGTCAGCGCGATGGAAAGTAGCATCGTGGAATTACTCGCCGAGTATGACGTTAAAGCCTATGCCAAAGCTGATGCACCTGGTGTGTATGTTTTGATTAACCAAGTTGAGAGCAAAATCGCCTCGCTCGGTTTGCGACTTAAAAACCAGTGTAGTTACCATGGCCTGAGCCTGAATATTGATATGGATCTAAGTCCATTTTCCGCAATTGATCCTTGTGGCTACAGTGGCCTGCAAGTTACACAAACTAGTGATCTTGGCTTATTCATTGATCTGTCGCAAGCAAGTGAATACTTGCTTAAAGCGCTTACAGAGTCGCTCAGTTATACTAGCGTTAAATACGAAACACATGATGACTGA